One Nocardia huaxiensis genomic window, CGGGCACGCTGTTTCGGCCTACGCGCTCGGCGTGGTCGTGGGCGCGCCGGTGATTGCCGCACTGTGCGCCCGGGTCCCGCGCAAGCGCCTGCTGATCGCTCTGATGGTGGCGTTCACCGTGGGTAACGCCGCCACGGTGTTCGCGCCCTCGTACGCCACCCTGGTGGCCGCCCGGTTCCTCGCCGGCCTCCCGCACGGCGCGTACTTCGGTGTCGCGTCCCTGGCGGCGGCAACGCTCGCGCCGGTAGGGCAACGAGCCAAGGCGGTAGCTGCGGTTATGCTGGGCTTGAGCGCCGCCAACGTTGTCGGCGTTCCCGCCGCCACCTGGCTGGGCCAGCACCTCGGCTGGCGGGACGCGTACGTGGTGGTCGCCGTCATCGGATTGGCCACGGTCGCCGCCATCGCCCGATTCGTCCCGGAGCTCACCGGGATTCGCCTCACCGACCCCCGCACCGAACTGGGTGCGCTGCGCCGTTCACAGGTCCTGCTGACCCTGCTGGTCGGCGCGATCGGCTTCGGCGGCATGTTCGCCGTCTACACCTACATCACCACCACCCTCACCGACGTGGCCGGCATGCGCTTGTGCCTGGTCCCGATCGTGTTGTCCCTCTTCGGACTCGGCATGGTCGCGGGCAACATCATCGGCGGCATCCTCGCCGACCGCGGCGTCGACCGCGCCATCTTCGCCGCCATGCTGGCCATGGTCGTCATCCTGGCCGCCTTCATCGCCATGGCCCACAACCCCTTCACCGCCGCCCTCGGCGCGTTCCTCGTGGGTGCGTCCGGTGCGGCCCTGGCCCCCGCGCTCCAGACCCGCCTCATGGATGTCGCCCACGACGCCCAAACCCTCGCCGCCGCTCTCAATCACGCCGCGCTGAACATGGCGAACGCGGCAGGCGCCTGGCTCGGCGGCCTCGTCATCGCCGCGGGCCTGGGCTACACCGCACCCGCCGCTGTCGGCACCGGCCTCGCCGTCCTCGGCGTCCTGTTGTTCACGGTGACCGTGGGCCTGGCCCGGCGCTCCGAATCCCATTGAGCGGGTGCGTCCCCGGGCGTCAGCAGCTTGATTTGCTTCTGGTCACCTTGTACTCGACGAGGATGATCGGGCAGCCGGATTTGTTCCGGCTCTTCGTGGCGTTGTCGTCGAGGGTCTGCAGCAGAATGTCCGCTCGGGTTCTGCCGATCACCGCTTCGGTGCTGAGGGTCGCGCTGAATTCGGAGCCCGCGCTTCTGAGGAAGGTGCAGGACAAGGTGGTGGTCCCGATGCGGGGCATTTCCGTGACTCCGGAGCAGTCCGGTGGAGTCGTGACGACTCCGTCGATCGTGAGGACTGTCCGATAGGACAGCGCGATGGTGTCGGCAGGGGACGGGGCTCCCGGAACGGTCTCCGCGAAGGGATTCGCCGTGCTGGTCACCGTGGAGGTGAGCGTGCAGGTCGGTGCGCAGGGGTTGCTCCAGGTGCCGTCGGAGCTCACCCAGCTTCCGCTGTCCCGGGCGACATCGAGTGCGGTGACCGTCGGCCGGAGATCGCGATAGAACTGCGTCACCTCCTCCGAACTCATTTGCCAGACCTGTACATCCAGGTACGGGTGGACAATTCGGTCGACGCGTCCCGCATTCACGTAGGTCGTCATCTCGCCGCTGACGAGTGGGATGGACCTGTGGCCGTCGACAGTGATCGGTGCGCCGGTTTCGACTGGTGTGTTGTCTTTCGCGTTGGGGTCCAGGAGGGAACCGAGTTTCGCGGGCGTCAGGGAAGCTGCGAAATCGATGCCCCTGAGTTTCGACGACTGGAGTAGCTGCTTTCCCTCGGCGTTGGCCGCATCGGTTTCGTTGAGTCCACCGGCGATCCAGGCGTCCGCACTGCCCTGAAGAAAGGCCATGTCGCCAATTCGCAGATATGACAGGGGTTTACCCGGCTCGAATTCGATCGTCCCCGACATGTCGCCGACATTCGTCACCCGCAGGTCGAAGGAGAGGTTCTCGTCGTTGGCCGCCGGGAATCGCCCGATGTAGTGCACTCCGGTCGCATTGATCAGAGCCAGTTGCGCTGCCTGGAGTTTCGTGCGTCCGGTCGCTTCAGGAGAACTGTGGACCGCCATCCAGACCGCGACCGACGCCACACCTGTCAGGGCCGCCGTCGACAGCACGGCCCATGGCCACCACCGCTTGCGTCGAATCGGCGCCGGCTCGTCGGTCACCGTTTCGTCGCTCGGCTCCGCCGCCGTTGCTTCGGTTGTCATTCCCCACCCTGTCGAGCACCAGATAACCCATATTCGAGCTCGTACTCTATGTTGTCTGCTTCGCAGCCGACGCGGAAGGTGGTGGGGGCGAGGGGAGTCCGGCTACCGCATGGTGGTTTCACCGGCGGGGGAGTAGAGGTATTTGCCGCGGTCGAGTTTGTGGATGTTGCTGTCGTTGCGCTGGGCCATGCGGCCGAGGGCCACCTTGACGTGGTGGCGGTAACCGGCGCCGACGGCGAGGCCGCGTTCCTGGAGGGCGGCGGCCACGCCGGAGGGGGTCCAGGTTTGGCCGGGGTTTTCGGCCAGGAGGTCGGCGACGGCCTGTGGCAGTGAGGCGGGCTGGCGAGGGGTGGAGTCCGGCGGGGGCGCGGCCTGTTCCTGGAGCTGCTCGTCGCGGGCGGTGTCGAGCCAGTCTGCGACGGTCAGCAGTTTGGCGCAGGCCGCGCGTAGCTCGGGGCCGGGTGAGCGGATGTCGCCGAGGTTGTACATGGCCTGGTAGTAGCGGCCGATTTTGGTGAGGAGTTCGGCCGCGTCCTGTTCGGTGTCGGCGACTATGGCTTCGCTGCTGCGATCGGAGTTCGACGTTCCCGCACCCACGCTGAATGTTCCCTCTCTTGTCACGGATCGGCACATTTGCGGCACATGGGAACACATGGCGGCACTCGAGAACTAGGCGGCACGCCGAGGGTTTGTGGGGAACACGCTGTTCAGTCTGGTAGGCCGACCAGTTTGGCGCTGTCGGTCCAGAGGGCTTGGGCGAGTTCCTCTTTCTGTGCCATCTCGGCCAGATCCGGCCAGGAGAGTTTCCCGCGCCGCAGCGTCGCGTAGAGGTGCCGGTCGGGCGGCGAGATGCGGCCGAGGGCCAAGTCGGCCAGGGTGTTTCCGGCTTCGGCGCGAGTGTTGAAGTTGCGGTTCACCGCGCGCACCGGGCGGCCGAGTGGGGTGCCGAGCAGTGACCAGACGGTGCGCAGCGGGCGGGAGAGGTTGCGCGCCAGGCCCGTACCGAACACCTGCCCCGGGCAGAAGGCGATGGCGGTGAGCAGCCGCGGATGCGTGTTGTACGGCTCGGACAGCGACCGCGCGGTGAGCACGGCACACAGTTTCGAGGCCGTGTAGGCGTGTTCACCCGCCTTGCGCGCTCGCGAGTCGACCTCCGGATCCTGGTCCGGGTACGCCAGCAACTGCGCGTCCGCGTGCCGGGGCGTGGCCAGGCTCGAACCGGTGGCGGGGTCGTGGGTGCCGCTGGTGGTGAGCACGACGATCGCCTGATCGGCCAGGCTCGGCAACAGCAGGCGGGCCAGCAGGTAATGCGCGAGATGGTTGACGGCGAAGGTGGTTTCGAAACCGTCGACCGTGCGGTCGGTGGCGGTGGGCCGGATGAGGCCGGCGTTGAGGACCAGGGCGTCGATCGGGGTCTCGCCGAGCAGGGTCGTGACCGTCGCCGCGAACCCGCGCACCGAGTCCAGACTGGCCAGATCCAGCGGAACCGATTCGCCGTCGGGTGTGTCCTGCGGGCCGGAGGCCGCGCCGCGGGCTCCCAGCATGAGCCGCACCCCGTCCGAGCTCCGCATGCGTTCCGCCGCTGTCGCGCCGAATCCTGAAGTGCCGCCGGTCATCACGATCACCGACATGATTGCCGCCTCGGGCCGTGGAATCGTCCTCCTTCGAATGTAGTCTCTCGACGGAGTTTCCGGCAGATCGGAGGCGGAGCCCCTGCAAAAACCCCCGCCCCGTAACGGGGGCCGGGGGCAGCGCCCCCGATACCGGGGGTCCGGGGGCGGAGCCCCTGGGAAAAGCAGAGCCCGGGGGCAGCGCCCCCGATACCGGGGGTCCGGGGGCGGAGCCCCTGGGGGGATACTGCTTACATGCAGATCTGCATGTAAGTGTAGAATCCGCGGCATGACCAGGTCCGAAGTCTCCAAGCCGCAGCGCCGCACCCAGGAGCAGCGCAGCAGCGAAATGCGGGTTCGGCTGCTCGACGCGACCATCGACTGCCTGGTCGAATACGGCTACACCGGCACCACCACGCCGCGGGTGGCCGAGCGTGCGGGCGTCACCCGGGGCGCGCAGGTGCATCATTTCGGATCCAAGACCGATCTGGTGGTGGCGGCCATCAACCATCTGGCGCAGCGCCGCACCGAGGCGGCCATCGCGGAGATGGGCAAGGTCAAGGTGAAGGCCGAGGACGATCCGGTCGGCGTGGTGCTCGACTACCTCTGGGAGCTGCACCAGGGCCCGCTGTTCATCGCGGTGGCGGAGCTGTGGATCGCCGGGCGCACCGATCCGGTGCTGGCCGCCGAGATGCAGAAGGTCGAGCCGTTCGTGAACAACGCCCTGCTGATGGCGCTGGTGCGTTTCGTTCCGGATGAGGTGCACCGCAAGGACGCTCGCGATTTCCTGTACACCGCCATGGACGTGCTGCGCGGAATCCTGGTGTCCAACTTCATCTATCCGGATCCCGAACGCGCCCACCGGCGCTGGTCGCGGGCCTCGGCACAATTGCGTGAGGTCGCCCAGGCCAAGCTGGGCGACCTCCGCATCTCCGATTGACCGCTACTTCTGTTGCGGCAGTAGGTGAATGCCCGCCTTGTCGGTGGACAGCGCCAGTGAGCTGATGTACTGGATCTCACCCTCCGGTCCCGGCACCGCGGAGGCGATCATGTCGGGCCGCTCGAACTCCATCCCGGTGACCACGCAGGGCAGCGTCTCGCCGGAGGGATTGCCGTGCTCGTCGAACAGCGGCAGTTCGATGCCGTCGTCGGTCCGCCGCAGGTAGTACTTGCCCTTGGTGAGTACGGCGGTCAGCGGCGTGGCGACGAACGAAACCACCACGGCCACAATGGGTGAGTACGGTTTCAGCAGTTCACCGAACAGCCCGAAGAAGGTCATGATCGACAGCACCGCCGACAGCCCGAAGCCGACCAGGCCGACCGGGTTGAAGTCGTAGAGCATGCCGCGCCGGAATTCGGGCACCTTGGGCGAGATCTTCAGCAGGTACTTGTTGACCGCGATATCCGTTGCGACGGTGACGATCCAGGCGATGCCGCAGTTGGCGTAGAAGCCGAGGATATTGTTCAGGAAGTCGAACATATTGGCTTCCATGAGAACCAGGGCGATCACCAGGTTCACGGCCAGGAAGATCAGCCGTCCCGGGTAGGTCTTGGTGACCCGGGTGTAGGAGTTGGTCCACGCCAGCGAGCCCGAGTAGGCATTGGTGACGTTGATCTTGATCTGCGAGATGACCACCAGCACGACCGCCAGTGTCATGGCCAGCCAGCCCGGCACCATGTCCTTGTAGATCTCCAGGAACTGGTGCACCGGCTGGTTCGCGATGCCCTGCGCCGCAGGCAGATTCGCGATCAGGTACACCGCCAGGAACAGGCCCACGACCTGCTTGGCCGCGCCGAACAGCACCCAGCCCGGTCCGGCCATGAGCATCCAGCCCCACCAGCGGCGCTTGTTCTCCGGCGTCTTGGGCGGCATGAAGCGCAGGTAGTCGATCTGCTCGGCGATCTGCGCGATGAGCGACAGGCACACGCCGGCGGCCAGCAGTGTGCCCGAAAGGCTCACGCCCGCACCGTTTTCCCCGCCGTAGGCGAAGAACGCGTCCACCGAGTCCGGGTGGCGCACCACCAGGAATCCGAACGGCAGCACCATCAGCAGCAACCACAGCGGCGTCGTCCACACCTGCAACTTGGCGAGGGTGTTCATGCCGTAGATGACCAGCGGGAAGATGATGAGCGTGGAGGCGAGATAGCCCAGCCACAGCGGGATTCCGAGGCCCAGTTCCAGGCCCTGCGCCATGATGGAACCCTCGAGCGCGAAGAAGATGAACGTGAACGATGCGAATACCACATTCGTCACGATGGACCCGTAATAACCGAATCCGCTGCCGCGCGTGATCAGGTCGAGATCGATGTTGTAGCGCGCCGCGTAGTAGGCCAGCGGGAAGCCCGTCAGCATGACCACGATCGCGAAAATACCAATCCCCAGCAGGGCGTTTCCGGTTCCGTGCGCAATGCCGATATTCGCGCCGATGGCGAAGTCGGCCAGGTACGCGATACCTCCCAGTGCGGAGACGCCGACCACGGCCGGACTCCACTTCCGGTAACTACGCGGGGCGAATCGGAGGGTGTAGTCCTCCAAAGTCTCTTTGGCGGCGGCTATTCCGTCCGAATCAGTCGAGCGGGTATCGACTTCGACCACGTGTAACTCCCGTCAAACCTCACAGCGTTCACAGCAACCGTTTGAACTTCGTATACGGATGTGCCCGTGCAATTGCCGATCGATTACGTGGCAGTTACGGCCTGCTCACCGGTGACGCAGCTCACACTGTCCAGCTATCGGCGAGCATGCTGCCCCGTTCGGCGGGTGCATGTGCGTACATGCACGCCTGGCTGTATGTAGCAAGGCAGCGGCGTCGGCCTGGTGATTTGACCAAATTCCGCCGGAATCAAGGAGACTCTCTTGCCGGGTTACATACAGCGCTGTATGTTTGTGCGCATTCGATCGATGTAAGGAGTTCGATGGCGAACAAGGTCTACGTCGTCGGTGTCGGCATGACGAAGTTCGAGAAGCCGGGCCGCCGCAAGAACGAGGACGGCAGCGACTGGGACTACCCCGACATGGCGCGGGAGTCCGGGACCAAGGCGCTCGCCGATGCCGGAATCGACTACCGCGCAGTGCAACAGGCGTACGTCGGCTATGTGTACGGCGAATCCACCTCCGGCCAGCGCGCCGTCTACGAGCTGGGCATGACCGGCATCCCGGTGGTGAACGTCAACAACAACTGCTCCACCGGATCCACTGCGCTCTACCTTGCGGCACAGGCGATTCGGGGCGGGCTCGCGGACTGCACCCTGGCGCTGGGCTTCGAGAAGATGAAGCCCGGCTCGCTGGAGGCCACCTGGGACGATCGCGAACAGCCCATGGGCAAGCACATTCTCGCGCTCGCCGAGATCTCCGAGGTGCTGTTCCCGGTGGCGCCGTGGATGTTCGGCGCGGCCGGCCGCGAGCACATGAAGCTCTACGGCACCACCGCCGAGCATTTCGCCAAGATCGGGTACAAGAACCACAAGCACTCGGTCAACAACCCGTATTCGCAGTTCCAGGACGCGTACACGCTCGACGACATCCTGGGCTCGCGCATGATCTACGACCCGCTGACCAAGCTGCAGTGCTCGCCGACCTCCGACGGTTCCGGCGCGGTCATTCTGGCCAGCGAGGCATTCGTCGACAAGCACAACCTGGCCGGGCAGGCCGTGGAGATCGTCGGTCAGGCCATGACCACCGACTTCGCCTCCACCTTCGACGGCACCGCCAAGAACCTCATCGGCTACGACATGAATGTCAAAGCCGCGCAGAGTGTTTACGAGCAGGCGGGGCTGGGCCCGGAGGACTTCCAGGTCATCGAGCTGCACGACTGCTTCTCGGCCAACGAGCTGCTCACCTACGAGGCGCTGGGCCTCTGCGGTGAGGGCGAGGCCGCCAAGCTCATCGACGAGAACCAGACCACCTACGGCGGCAAGTGGGTCGTGAACCCCTCCGGCGGCCTGATCTCCAAGGGGCATCCGCTGGGCGCAACGGGCTTGGCGCAGTGCAGTGAGCTCACCTGGCAGCTGCGCGGTACGGCCGACAAGCGTCAGGTCGACAACGTCACCGCCGCCCTCCAGCACAACATCGGCCTCGGCGGGGCCGCCGTCGTCACCGCCTACCAGCGCGCTGAGCGCTGAGATCCACCGGAACCAAAGGAGTTTCACCATGGGACACATCGAAGCCAGCAAGAACCTCGCCGCCACCCCCGACGCCCTGTGGGCGGTCGTCTCCGACCCGCAGACCTGGGACAAGTGGTTCACCATCCACGAGCGCTGGATGGAAGAGCCCCCGGCCACCCTCGCGCAGGGCTCCAAGCTGGTTGCCAAGATCGTCATGCTCGGTATGGCCAACAAGATGGAGTGGGTCGTCGAGAGCGTCGAAGCCCCCAGCCGCATGGTGCTCAGCGGCACCGGCATGGCGGGTGTGAAGGTGCAGTTCACCTTCGACATCACCCCCGAGGGCGACGGCAGCAAGTTCTCCGTATCCGGTGATTTCGAGGGCGCGCTGATCAAGGGCGCGCTCGGCAAGGCGGTGGAGAAGGATGGCCTCACTCAGCTGGACAAGACTCTCGCCGCGCTCGACACCCTCGCCACGGCCGCCTGACGGCGAAGGGACACCCGACATGTCCGGCAGCGCGGTCGAATTCGACCGGAACGGCCTCGGCGTCTGGAGCGACGAGGAGCGATTCGAAGTCACCCGGGAGCGGCTCGCCGAATACGCCGCCGCCACCAACGATCCCATCGAGGCGCACCTGAAAGGTGAAGTGGCGCCGCCGGTGTTCGCCATCGTGCCGGTGTTCGACGCCATGATGGTGCCCGTGCTCGACGTGGTGCCGATGGATATCTTCGGCCGAGTCGTGCACGGGGAGCAGGACTTCCACTTCCATCGCCCCATCCGGCCCGGCGACAGGCTGGTGTCGCGCGCCAAGGCCATCGGCTACGAGGGGAAGGACAATGGTTCGACCATCACCATTCTCATCGAATGCCGGGCCGAGGACGGAGAACTGGTCAACGAGCAGTACCTGACCGCGTTCTTCCGCAATGTGAACGCCGGTCCGCAGGTCGGCGAGGGCGCGCCCGCGCACCGCTTCGACCGGGCGCTGGCCGGAAACCCGCCGCTGGCAAAGGCTTCCGCGCATGTGGACGCCGACCAGACCTTCCGCTACGCCCCGGCTTCGGGTGACCCGGTGCCCTTGCACCTGGACGAGCAGGTCGCCAAGGATGCCGGCCTGCCCGGCATCATCGCGCACGGCCTGTGCACCATGGCGATGTCCTCGTGGGGTGTCCTCGCCGAAGTGGGCGGCTCGGATGTGCACCGGCTGAAGCGGTTCGCGGTGCGCTTCTCCAAGATGGTCTTCCCGAATGACGATCTGGAAACCCGCATCTGGAAGCAGGGCAGCGAGAACGGCTGCACCACCTACATGTTCGAGACCGCCCGCGGCGACGATCTCGTCCTCACCGACGGCCTCGCCGTGATCGCGGACTGACGCAATACTTTTCGACCTGTAAAGGAGCAAACCATGGGTGCACTGGCGGGACGGGTAGCCGTCATCACCGGCGCGGGCCGCGGAATCGGCCGGGAGCACGCGCTGCTGTTCGCGAGGGAGGGCGCGGCCGTCGTCGTGAACGATCTGGGCGGCAGCAACTCCGGTGAGGGCGCCGATGTCGGGCCCGCGCAGGAGGTCGTGGACGAGATCGTCGCCGCAGGGGGGCGCGCGGTCGCGAACACCGACAATGTCGCGGACTGGCAGGGTGCGAAGAACCTTGTCGATCAGGCGATCTCGGAGTTCGGGCGGCTCGATATCGTGGTCAACAATGCGGGCATCCTGCGCGACGCCTTCATTGCCGGCATGGACGAGGCGCAGTGGGACGCGGTGGTGGCCGTGCACCTCAAGGGGCACGCTGCCGTGCTGCGGCATGCCGCCGCCTATTGGAAGGACCAGTCCAAGGCGGGCAATCAGCCCAATGCGGCGGTCATCAATACGGCGTCGGCCTCGGGCACCACGGTCCCGAATGCCGGGCAGGCCAATTACGGTGCGGCCAAGGCCGGTATCGCCGCCCTCACCCTGGTGGCGGCCGACGAGCTGGCCCGCTACGGCGTGCGCGTGAACGCCATCGCGCCCATCGCCCGCACCCGGCTCACCCTGGCCACGCCGGGTATGGGCGCCATGATGGCGGCCGAGGCGGACGCGGTCGAAGAGGGCGGGTTCGACGCCTTCAGCCCGGCCAACATCTCCCCGCTGGTGGCCTATCTGGCCACCGAGAAGTGCCCGATCACCGGCAAGGTGTTCGCGGTGCAGGGCGGGGCCATCTCCGAGCTGGCGGGCTGGCACGACGTGAAGACCATCGAGACCGATGCCGCCTGGGACGTCGACGACATCGCCGCCCGACTGCCCTGACGATCGCATCGTCCGATCGACACCGAAAATCGCACAGCCAGAACGAGACTGGAGAACGACGATGTTCGAATGGTCCGAGACCGATGAGATGATCCGCGACGCGCTGCGCGGTTTTATCGAGAAGGAAGTCCGCCCGCACCTGGATGCGCTGGAGAGCGGCGAGATGACGCCGTACCCCATCATCCGGGAGATGTTCAGCCAGTTCGGCATCGACGCGCTCGGGGCGGACGCGGTCGGCAAGCTGCTGGCCAAGGAACGCCAGAAGGCGGAGGCGCTGGCGGCGGGGGAGCCGCTGCCGGAGAAGTCCGGAAAGCCCTCCGGCGGAAGCCCGTTCAGCGGTCAGGAATCGATGATGGCGGTGCTCATCAGCGAACTGTCCGGCGTCTGCATGGGTTTGGTCACCGCCATGGGCGTCTCCATCGGTCTCGGCGCCACCACCATCCTCTCGCGCGGCACGCTCGCGCAGAAGGAGCGGTGGATCCCCGGCATCGTGACCATGAAAAAGGTTGCGGCGTGGGCGATCACGGAACCGGACTCGGGTTCCGACGCCTTCGGCGGCATGAAGACCTACGTCAAACGCGACGGTGAGGACTACATCCTCAACGGGCAGAAGACCTTCATCACCAACGGCCCCTACGCCGATGTGATGGTGGTCTACGCCAAACTCGACGAGGGTGACGCGAGCATCGACAAGCGCGACCGCAAGGTGCTCACCTTCGTGCTCGACAAGGGCATGGAGGGCCTCACGCAGGGCAAACCCTTCAAGAAGATGGGCCTGCACGCCTCGCCCACCGGCGAGCTGTTCTTCGACAATGTGCGCGTGTCCAAGGACCGCCTGCTCGGCGAGACCGAGGAGCACCAGGGCGGCGACGGACGCGAAAGCGCCCGTTCGAGTTTCACCGCCGAACGCCTCGGGGTGGCCTTCATGGCGCTCGGCATCATCAACGAATGCCACCGGCTCTGTGTGGATTACGCCAAGAACCGCAAGCTGTGGGGTCAGGAGATCGGCCGCTTCCAGCTGGTGCAGCTCAAGCTCGCCAAGATGGAGATCGCCCGAATCAACGTGCAGAACATGGTCTTCAGCACCCTGGAACGCGGTCGCGTGGGCAAGCAGCCCAGCTTGGCCGAAGCCTCGGCCATGAAGCTGTACTGCTCGGAGGCCGCCACCGATGTGGCCATGGAGGCCGTGCAGCTGTTCGGCGGCAATGGCTACATGTCCGAGTACCGCGTCGAGCAACTGGCTCGCGACGCCAAATCCCTGATGATCTACGCGGGCTCCAACGAGATCCAGGTGACCCACGTGGCCAAGGGCTTGCTCGCCTGACGGGCGGTGTGTCACAAGTTTGCTACCCGGTGATTCTGCGATGATCCGGGCATGACATCCCTGGCCGATCTACTCCCTGAGGATGCGATCGACCTGGATGGCAGTGCGTCGGACTGGCGCGCTGCCATTCGGGTCGCGGGCGATTTGCTGGTTGCCACCGGAGTGACGACCAGCGAGTACACCGACGAGATGATCCGCAATGTCGAGGACAACGGGCCGTACATCGTCATCGCACCCGGATTCGCCTTCGCCCATGCCAGGCCGTCGCCCGCGGTGCGGCGCACCGGCATGTCATGGGTGCGTCTGCGGGAGCCGGTGACCTTCGGCAGCCCGAACGATCCGGTGGATCTGGTGGTGGCGCTGGCCGCGAAGGACTCCGGCGTGCACACCGACGCCATGGCCGAACTCGCCAAGGTGCTGCTGGAACCCGGTGCGGATCGGGTGCTGCGCGCGGTGGGGACGCCCCGGCAACTGCGCGCCCTGCTCAGCGACCCGGACGCCCCTGCCGACCGGGCCGAGCCCGCTGCGCGCACGCCCGCCGTCGCCGTGCCGGAAGCAGCGCCCGATGTGTGCGAAACAGCCACCACCGCAGTGGAATCCGGCTCCGGTCGGCGCTCAGGACCGGTCAAGATCCTCACCGTATGCGGCAACGGTGTCGGCACGAGTCTGTTTCTCAAGAGCACCCTCGAGAAGGTGCTGGCCCGCTGGCACTGGTCGCCGTACGTGAATGTGGAGGCCACCGACACCATTTCGGCCAGGGGCAAGGCCGGTGAGGCGGTCGCGGTGCTCACTTCGGGAGCCATCGCGAATGCCCTGGGCGAACTCGGGATTCCGGTGCATGTGATCGAGAACTTCACCAGCACAGCCGAAGTCGATCACGCCATGCGCGAGATCTTCGACGTTCAGGAGGGTGCGCGATGAATGTCGTCCTGAGCATCGCCAAGTTCATCGTCAATGAAATCCTCAGCCAGCCCGCGTATCTGATCGGCATCATCACCGCCGTCGGACTGATCGCGCTGCGCAAATCCACCGGGCAGGTGATCGGCGGCGCGATCAAGGCCACGCTGGGCTTCCTGCTCATCGGGGCAGGTGCGGGCCTGGTGGTGGCGTCACTGGATCCGCTCGGCGTGATGATTCAGGGCGCACTGGGTGCGCACGGCGTCATCCCCACCAATGAGGCCATTGTCGCCATCGCCCAGAAGCAGTACGGCGCGCAGGTCACCTGGCTGATGATCCTCGGGTTCGCGATCAGCCTGGCGCTGGCCCGGTTCACGCCGCTGCGGTACGTGTTCCTCACCGGTCACCACATGCTGTTCATGGCCACCCTGCTGACCATGGTGCTGGCGGTGGCGGGCATGTCCACACCGGTCGTGGTGACGCTCGGCGGCGTGCTGCTCGGCATCGTCATGGTGTCGCTGCCCGCGCTGTCGCAGGCGTGGACGCGGCGCGTCACCGGCGGAAACGATATCGCCATAGGGCATTTCGGCACCGCCGGGTACATCGCGGCCGGAGCCACCGGGCAGCTCGTCGGCAAGAAGAGCCGCAGCACCGAGGACATGGATCTACCGGAAGGTCTTCGCTTCCTGCGGGATTCGATGGTGGCGACCGCACTGTCGATGGTGCTGCTGTACCTGGTGCTGGCCGTCGTGTATCTGA contains:
- a CDS encoding lipid-transfer protein; protein product: MANKVYVVGVGMTKFEKPGRRKNEDGSDWDYPDMARESGTKALADAGIDYRAVQQAYVGYVYGESTSGQRAVYELGMTGIPVVNVNNNCSTGSTALYLAAQAIRGGLADCTLALGFEKMKPGSLEATWDDREQPMGKHILALAEISEVLFPVAPWMFGAAGREHMKLYGTTAEHFAKIGYKNHKHSVNNPYSQFQDAYTLDDILGSRMIYDPLTKLQCSPTSDGSGAVILASEAFVDKHNLAGQAVEIVGQAMTTDFASTFDGTAKNLIGYDMNVKAAQSVYEQAGLGPEDFQVIELHDCFSANELLTYEALGLCGEGEAAKLIDENQTTYGGKWVVNPSGGLISKGHPLGATGLAQCSELTWQLRGTADKRQVDNVTAALQHNIGLGGAAVVTAYQRAER
- a CDS encoding SDR family NAD(P)-dependent oxidoreductase gives rise to the protein MSVIVMTGGTSGFGATAAERMRSSDGVRLMLGARGAASGPQDTPDGESVPLDLASLDSVRGFAATVTTLLGETPIDALVLNAGLIRPTATDRTVDGFETTFAVNHLAHYLLARLLLPSLADQAIVVLTTSGTHDPATGSSLATPRHADAQLLAYPDQDPEVDSRARKAGEHAYTASKLCAVLTARSLSEPYNTHPRLLTAIAFCPGQVFGTGLARNLSRPLRTVWSLLGTPLGRPVRAVNRNFNTRAEAGNTLADLALGRISPPDRHLYATLRRGKLSWPDLAEMAQKEELAQALWTDSAKLVGLPD
- a CDS encoding MaoC/PaaZ C-terminal domain-containing protein, whose protein sequence is MSGSAVEFDRNGLGVWSDEERFEVTRERLAEYAAATNDPIEAHLKGEVAPPVFAIVPVFDAMMVPVLDVVPMDIFGRVVHGEQDFHFHRPIRPGDRLVSRAKAIGYEGKDNGSTITILIECRAEDGELVNEQYLTAFFRNVNAGPQVGEGAPAHRFDRALAGNPPLAKASAHVDADQTFRYAPASGDPVPLHLDEQVAKDAGLPGIIAHGLCTMAMSSWGVLAEVGGSDVHRLKRFAVRFSKMVFPNDDLETRIWKQGSENGCTTYMFETARGDDLVLTDGLAVIAD
- a CDS encoding purine-cytosine permease family protein is translated as MVEVDTRSTDSDGIAAAKETLEDYTLRFAPRSYRKWSPAVVGVSALGGIAYLADFAIGANIGIAHGTGNALLGIGIFAIVVMLTGFPLAYYAARYNIDLDLITRGSGFGYYGSIVTNVVFASFTFIFFALEGSIMAQGLELGLGIPLWLGYLASTLIIFPLVIYGMNTLAKLQVWTTPLWLLLMVLPFGFLVVRHPDSVDAFFAYGGENGAGVSLSGTLLAAGVCLSLIAQIAEQIDYLRFMPPKTPENKRRWWGWMLMAGPGWVLFGAAKQVVGLFLAVYLIANLPAAQGIANQPVHQFLEIYKDMVPGWLAMTLAVVLVVISQIKINVTNAYSGSLAWTNSYTRVTKTYPGRLIFLAVNLVIALVLMEANMFDFLNNILGFYANCGIAWIVTVATDIAVNKYLLKISPKVPEFRRGMLYDFNPVGLVGFGLSAVLSIMTFFGLFGELLKPYSPIVAVVVSFVATPLTAVLTKGKYYLRRTDDGIELPLFDEHGNPSGETLPCVVTGMEFERPDMIASAVPGPEGEIQYISSLALSTDKAGIHLLPQQK
- a CDS encoding SRPBCC family protein; protein product: MGHIEASKNLAATPDALWAVVSDPQTWDKWFTIHERWMEEPPATLAQGSKLVAKIVMLGMANKMEWVVESVEAPSRMVLSGTGMAGVKVQFTFDITPEGDGSKFSVSGDFEGALIKGALGKAVEKDGLTQLDKTLAALDTLATAA
- a CDS encoding MFS transporter, whose protein sequence is MLRWFVADSLSSSALSTTPSDAPVEERRDWHVPAMLALALGGFGIGTTEFVTMGLLPEISRSLGISEPTAGHAVSAYALGVVVGAPVIAALCARVPRKRLLIALMVAFTVGNAATVFAPSYATLVAARFLAGLPHGAYFGVASLAAATLAPVGQRAKAVAAVMLGLSAANVVGVPAATWLGQHLGWRDAYVVVAVIGLATVAAIARFVPELTGIRLTDPRTELGALRRSQVLLTLLVGAIGFGGMFAVYTYITTTLTDVAGMRLCLVPIVLSLFGLGMVAGNIIGGILADRGVDRAIFAAMLAMVVILAAFIAMAHNPFTAALGAFLVGASGAALAPALQTRLMDVAHDAQTLAAALNHAALNMANAAGAWLGGLVIAAGLGYTAPAAVGTGLAVLGVLLFTVTVGLARRSESH
- a CDS encoding TetR/AcrR family transcriptional regulator, translating into MTRSEVSKPQRRTQEQRSSEMRVRLLDATIDCLVEYGYTGTTTPRVAERAGVTRGAQVHHFGSKTDLVVAAINHLAQRRTEAAIAEMGKVKVKAEDDPVGVVLDYLWELHQGPLFIAVAELWIAGRTDPVLAAEMQKVEPFVNNALLMALVRFVPDEVHRKDARDFLYTAMDVLRGILVSNFIYPDPERAHRRWSRASAQLREVAQAKLGDLRISD